Genomic segment of Rhinoderma darwinii isolate aRhiDar2 chromosome 12, aRhiDar2.hap1, whole genome shotgun sequence:
tgccgtgtgaacataccctcagggcttaaaatgtcaggggaaatagccccaatacatatgtgtccgcccaaaaaatgtgtgtataggaaacagcatagcatatctatagcactacgaccctataaactatggataggattagatacagtggctcagcagacagtatcacacattataggattagatacagtggctcagaaggcagtatcacacatgataggattagatacacagctcagcagtcagtatcacacatgataggattagatacagtggcccagcagacagtatcacacatgataggattagatacagtggctcagcagacagtaccacacatgataggattagatacagtggctcagcagacagtaccacacatgataggattagatacagtggctcagaaggcagtatcacacatgataggattagatacagtggctcagcagacagtatcacacatgatcggattagatatagggcccagcagacagtatcacacaagatacgattagatacagggcccagcagacagtatcacacatgattggattagatacacagctcagcagacagtatcacacatgattggattagatacagggcccagctcgctgacattgcgtctccagcgctggacccaggataggtaagaataataattttgcttctttatgtgttactgattatttttgtgtttgtgttttttttacaggttcggttgttggactacgtcggaaacgaggacttcaatgacggcgttttttttattctcaataaaatggttaatgagggttgtgtttttttatttcaataaaatattttttctatgtgcttgtatctttttaactttattatcaccgccttagtaatggccgctgggtgattgacaacctccattactaaggcgaagcttaatgttagccggtgcagacgctacactaacccccattattaccctggtacccaccgccaccaggagtactgggaagagccgggtacgaaccagtacccgaccatctgtagtgacgggcaggcaccggggtggccgcaggctggtagtattaggctggggaaggccaaaaatagtggcccttcccacccttgtaatgctgcctgctgctgctgtgttgtatctggctggttatgaaaattgggggggaccccacatcgttctttccaattatttatttatttattttttttaaatgacgtggggtcccccccatttttcataaccagccagatacaataaagcagcagcagcctagcatcaccagggtaggaagggccactgtttttggcctttcccctcctgataataccagcctgcgaccgccacagtggccgaccatcactacagatggtcaggtactggatcgtaccaggctcttcccagcacccctggtggcggtgggtaccggggtaataaagggggttagtgttagcctctgcatcggctaacactaagccccaccttagcaatggatgctgtcaatcagccggcggccattactaaggcggtagtaatatagtttaaaaaaaaaacacaaagacatagaaaaaatattttattgaaataaaaaaaaacccacacaacccccattaaccattttattgataataaaaaaaaagctgtcatcgaagtagtcctggaatccgacgtagtccaacgaccgaacctgtaagaaaacacacaaaaaatgattagtaacacgtgtgttaggggggattcagacgagcgcgatttgcgcgcgtgcaggccgcgtattttctgcgcatcacgcacagcactatagaagtcaatgaggcagttcaaacagtgcgtgattcttgcgcagcgtttgttcgctgcgtactatacgcgacaggttcaaaaactctgcgtatttcacgcatcacgcacccattgaagtcaatgggtgcgtgaaaatcacgcatgtcatacgctggcagcagctgcgaacgcgcgtttttcacgcaggacacgttgtctcaatgcaaatgagtttgaactaactagttgaaaccagcagaaaagcaggaagttggTTAGACAGCAGGTTTTGCAAAAGAGGCCACACCGTTTGCAAAAGCACCACAAGCACCTTGCAGGCATGCCTCGGCAGATGGATGTTGGGAAGCTCATTAGGTTAGTTCAGGAGCGGccggaggtctggaacacccatgcggagtcgtaccatgaccgcacattgaaggaggcagcatgggagcagatagcagaggcgctatttgagcaggagtgggccgacagccgcacccgtgaccggctacaaattggtgagtggatatctgtgtgtcgccattgatgtgtataatgacatccatattggatattgcgtccctgctgaataattgcctgtcattgccaacgtttcggttcagtgcCATCTTTATATATAGTATCATCAACTTAGGCTTGTTCTTGTGTAGACGTGTGTTTAATAACACCAGTTTATacatgcactgtctgtgtgcgcacTCACATCTGCTGAGTTTAATCAATGATGTGTTCTTATTCatcatacagtggacgatgtaaagagacggtggcgcagCTCGAGGGACCAGTTCCGTCGAGAACATGGATCCGGCGCCCGTAGCGGAGATGGTGGTCCCCAAAAACGGCGCTACATGTACTACGAccagctgttgttcctgcgggaaataatggacatgcgaccgtaagtactcgttgttgtccctttGTGGCCACGTCACCCTCCAAACATGTTACATACCCCAAAACGCCTTTGTGTTTGCACATGACATTTGTTTCCTCAACTGACGTGTCCCCTATATTatagaactagcgacactctggatgcttcagaagaggaggcacggcccCAGTGTAGCCAGGCGTCCCAATCCGCTGCTCCCCTGGTCGCCCTCACCCCGGAGGCCACTAGAGAGGATCCTGgtccagtcgcctcagcgcctgaagcaggacaaccggaccaagtggcacctagacaagcagcaccccgccgcagacgtCCTGGTAACCCACCCGCAGCTGCACAGGTGGACGCCCGTGTTCTTGAGTACCTGCGCCGTGCAGCCGATGAGGACCAGCATGATTTTTTTTGCCGGAGCATggcacctttgatgcggcgggtacCAGAGGATAGGTTGGTGCGGCTGCAAATAAATATGCTGTCGCTAATCGACTGTGCGACACCCCCGCTAAGTCCAGGCCGGTGCTTTACTTCTCTGGAGCACTGGCGTAGTGTATATATGCCCTCAGCGCGTGCCCATGTGCCAAggccctcccaacctgcccccgtcttctcgcagatggcgcaataccctcctgccccaagatacctctcccctgccCCAATGCCTGGGCCAGTCCATCACTTTCCTCAATACTCCATACCTGGGCCAAGTTTACAGGCTCACATGCAGCCTCAGGGTTACCACCCGCAGTATCAACCCCAATATGCTGTGCAGGAACAGGCTCCTCAGGGCCGGGGACAGCAGAGTGGTGCGGAACGGTCGGGTTACAGCTCGCCGACCCATGCCTATCAGAATCTTTAGGGGCTCTTTTTTTCTACCGACACATGTTAGAAATCGATGACATGCTAGGAATTTGTTGtatatgcatcatgttggtgcacttTTTTGTTCGGGTATGTTTTCCCGCCTCTGTATTTATTTGGCTGATATGGCGAGTATGTGCCACAAACATGACTGCTACTAAAGTTCGATATTTTGAAGTTctgtgtggacaatccttttgtTACCTTGCACACCTTTTCTACTGCCTCTACCGCTAGGAGGTGCTGTTGCCTTAGAGGTTGTGACGGTATTAGATTTCTCCACCACATCTTTGAGGTCTTCGTTGttcggaaggggtttggaataccaggaactcagCTGTAATTAGTATAGTTAGTGTTTGGCCAGAACTAACTTTACTCCCCCCGAAACGCTCACATACATATAGGCCAGGAAATACATAGTTTCCACAAGAGGATGTGATGTCCATGCATTCCTGCCGtctaaaaagggtattccaagcgcctaccgagctttaagctcgcaacccacgtcaaggggcctcaagttttgcgagtccctaaccctcccccacacccccccccaccaaaaaaggccttgagggataaacagacgttctcTCAAATAAGATTAACTTCACCACAACTCAAATGGCAGCGTTCTGGCAGGTTACTTCTCAAGCCTGCCTGGCAAAATACTCGGCAAATTGGTGGCGCACTCGCTGCCCACATGTCGGTGGCCGGCCAGGCCGAGCAGCCTGGCtcaggctggtggtgggtgcagatgttCCCATATATTCCacatcatgagcggcatcattgatgcgggtaaagttgtgcagcacaacacaggctttgatcacgcatgtgacatttgacggcgacaattgcattgatgtcatcaggaccctccacttgctggtcatgatgccaaaggcacattccacgactttccgtgctctgcatagtcgctgattgaaaatgcgcctacggttatccatgcccctccgcgcaaatggccgcattacgtgtttgctgagggcaaaaccttcatctgcaaccataacataaggaaggggtggcccgctggtgccagggaggatgctaggctcggggACATCAAGTTGGTTGGACATTAGACGCTGTGCCATTCTAGATGAGCGAAAAATGCGTGCATCCGCCGAGctgccataggacccgatgtccacgatggtaaagcagaaattacagtccgacaaggcaagcaaaactattgaaaaatactgcttgtaattgaagtagcgagagccagagtggggcggtttctgcacacggatgtgcttcccatcgagtgcaccaatacagttagGAAATTGTGTGTCGCGTTCAAACTGCTGCGCTatgcgaagccagtgttgggccgtaggctgagggatcacgctgctcttcaatctctgccacaggaccacacaggttgctgggacaatgccgcaaatagtggagactccaattaggaattcaaaatgaagggcaTGGTAGCTAATGCCGGTCGCCAAAAAACTACAGAAATTCATACAAGCAAAGCACAAAGAAAACATGTTAGTTTAGGACATTAAGGACATAAAATAAGGTGTAACCTGGCTCACAAAACTGCACATACCGTAACGTCAGAAGGagacgctcctcgggggaaatacagcgtcgcatgtttgtgttctgataggttattccaggccgaaccagctccagcagcatatcaaaggcatgcacagacaggcggcaaaaggcccgaaatttctcagggtgacgacggaggtcagcaaagaggatatgaaaatgccctttagaggtgcgttgggccactattgggtgaacccacatcctacctgatctccgccggtgtggccgtaGAGGGCTACCTCGTTGCCCAAACCTCCGGGATATCATCCATGCTAATAGcacacgggccagagagctaggtggcatcaatgcagtctGGCAGACAAACTTCACTAAAATACTGGTAGAAACAGTGGGTTGCATccaaagcacacaaatgaattaacacaggtgcacacatgaAGCAGGGGTATTGCATTAATGGCCCTTTTGAAGCCTGGCGTAAACAGAACAGCTGAGTGCGTTTTTTCCACGcgcgggaaaaacgcatgtcttacgcgcgtattACACGCATACATCGTTCAAAAACGCATTGCCCACGCTGCTGacacgctcgcaaaacgctgcgttgtttgcgcgcgcaaaaacgcaacgttcgtgtgaatctccccttaggcttagatacagggcccatgtgtgatactgtctgtgggacagtgtatctaagcctaccacaacataggcttagatacagggtccagcagacagtaatcttatacagtataagattactgtgtgctggggccctgtatctaaacctacagtgtggtaggcttatatacagggcccatcagacaggatcacacatgggccatgtatctaagcctaccatgtgattggcttagatacagggcccagcagacaggatcacacaatctgtgatcctgtctcatgggccccctaagcctgctacagcgtaggcttaggggttgtgcagtccctaaacattgatggcctatccacaggataggccatcaatagctgatgtgtctctcgggacccgcaaatcagctgttttgaaggggccgcagcactcgtacgagagctgcttccccttcatttcactactcgcccacactgtgaatcgccgacacggattcacagtgtgaccggaatgaaggggagcagctctcgtacgagtgctgcggccccttcaaaacagctgattggcgggtcccgggagtcggaccccgccagtcagggctaaccttaccttcctcttcggctgcggcgggagttctgtcgtctcgatgctgtgcgcggcgcatagcgctgtgacgtcatgcgctgcgcacagcgcttgacgtcaggacctccgctgcgatccggaaccaggaaggtaagtaaggtatgttactatagtaacaggggcccgcggaccgagttactatagtaactttttattgatgttgtgcggggggccgtgggccccctggcttcgggggcccggtcgcaattgcgacccctatagctacgccagtggttgccacacagtttcccctgtagagagtgccacacagttctccctgcagagtattacatagtgccccctgcagagttctacacagtgccccttgtagatagtgccacacagtgctccctgtagatagttgccacgcagtgccccctgtagaaagggccACTCAGTGTCCCCTGTCAAAAAggtcacacagagccccctgtagattttttgAAGACGTTTTCCCATAGACTGAAAAATACAATAAAGACAGCTGAAACAAAATCATGTAAAAAATTTGTGACTTATAAAGTATTTGTAagtattaacgtttttatttcttttacacaaaaaagatttttattttttttcttatttacgaTTTTTGCAATGGAGTTGCAGCGTTTTCGCtgcaaagtcgcaacacttggctatttgttgcaggcttTACATTCTCACTGAAATCATTgtggaaaactcgcaacaaaagAGCATCGAATCTGCAGCATGAACTGacacgctgcagatttaaattctgaACTGCAGATCAATTCATGAACGTTTtagctgcaggtttttttctgcagcgtgtgcatgagatttcttcaaatctctttcacttgctgctactgtaaattcttCAATATTTCCACACaggattctgttgcagaaaatctgcagagttTACTACataggaacccagcctaagggtattttCACGCTTAAACTcagaaacgtctgaaattacagagctgttttcaagggaaaacagctactgattttccgaagttttttaagccactcgcgattttcgctgcgtttttttacggcctttttttatctgttttctatagagtcaatgaaaaacagctccaaaaatgtcccaagaagtgacatgcactttttattcGCAACCATttgttacgcggccgtttttcaaaacggcagcataaaaatacgccacgtcggaacagaacgccgtttttcccattgatatcaatgggcagatgtttggaggcgttctgcttccgattttacagcccgaaaaacggctgaaaataggccgtgtgaacataccctaactttgcagtctcacatggcagatttgttgcggaaATTTCTGCGATTGTAAATCAGTTCCATTTGTCTGAATGTCATTGTTTCTGCTGCAGGTGTATAATTTATGCAAgtttcattcagatgaatggagctgattttcagtgGCAAAAATTTCtactacaaaatctgcagcatgtgaaaccacccttaggcctcgtgctcacttccatcaccgttttcacggccatttttgacggatccgtgtgcccattttagcggccgtgtgatttccgtgtgcactccgtgtttccgtttccgagcgccgaacATGGTACTGTccctgggtgctgaaagagcagggttgttcagcgctagtcactgtacagggtgctgaaagagttaatgggctgcactgatcggcagtaactcattcagcaccctggacagtgactagcgctgaaaaatgaccatgctcggcgctcgcaaaatacaattttaatgaaataaaaaataaaaaaaataagttcatacttacccagagtccctgcattttcctcctgtccggcctcctgggatgacgtttcatcccatgtcaccgctgcaaccaatcacaggctgtagtggcggtcacgcaagtctggatgatgtcagaaggccggcctccgcggatgatgcttcatcccacgtgaccgcctctgcagccaatcacaggctgcagcggccacatagactgccgcgtcatccagaaaagtcggactggaggaagaagagggactcgtcaccaagacaatgaccggggtacatatgaactgctttatattttatttttatcagcagctcttctctctatcagtgatggatagagagaagtggctgccgattagtgtaatatatctgtaatgtacttctgcccgtccggccgttgctaggctgccttccgtgtgcctttagtttttttgacggccccattaacTTGCAtgagcctcacggtcacggaatctcggaccaaagtagggcatgctctacttttgatcggaacggagcaatgggaccgtcaaaaaaactgaagtgtgaatagccccattgcaatgaatgggtcagggtgctagccgtcagaaaaacggctagcacccagaagaagaagactgaagtgtgcacgaggcctaagggtaGGAACTCAGACAACTTATTCAGTGCGGATACACTGTGTTAAGCTGCGCAGCGTACCCGCCCTGAACACCGAAGGGAATGCCGTCCGGAAAATGGCACCACACGTTTTTccggcggaatttccgctgcgatgCGGCGCcggaaaaaaaccccaaaaactttcatacttacacGCTCCTTCTCGGCGCGTTGTCCGGCTTCCTGGGTTGACGTTGCAGGAGATGTtatggtgcagcctgtgattggctgcagcggtcacatggcctgcaacgtcatccagggaggcaggAATGGAGAAGGAGCAGGGTACTCTGGGTAAGAATaactttattatttctttttttacttgaaatttttgcggcgtaatctctGTAATTCTGCCGGAAACatcgcaacacacactgctttgttgcgggtttaagcaccccatttaaTTCACTGtgtaaacctgcaacagaagagttgcatatccgcagaattaattgacatgctgcggttgaagtaaccgcaccgcagatcaatttatgtgtgtttttttcggCAGAAATTTACCGCAgcatggggatgagatttgtcgaAATCTTACCCACACTGCTGCAACTGTAATActatgcggattttccacaattaatctttagtggaaaatccgcagtgtttacgctgtgtgtgtttctACCCAaaaggccagttcacacgttgcgtaaataccttagattttctgcaacggagttTGTTGGGGAAAATCcgtagcaaatacagtagcagcaaagtggatgagatagaacaaatctcatccacacgctgcgtaaatactgagcggaaataccgctcagaaattgCCTGTGATGCAGaaattaattccgcagcatgtcaattgtctttatGTAAACGCTGtttatatgttgcgggatttccccattgaattcaatgaggaatgtaaatcctgcaacaaatagcagctgtttggtttttgcagcggattcgcagcgatcccgccgcaaaaaacttacctcagaaaaaataaaataatttaacttacctaggaacctgtgtttcatcctcctgggatgacgcttcatctcatgtgaccgccgctgcagccaatcacaggctgtagcggtggtcacatggatgaaacgtcatcccaggaggccggtctgctagCTTGCCgggtaagtgctgcagtttttcgcagcggacattccgggcgaaaagctgcaccacagtttggtacaCATTTTCgtttggaattccctgcggcccacAGGGCTGCGTactattacgcagtgtatctgcgatgtgtgaactcagcctaataggTCAGTGTACATGAGCCTACAATGCAGATGCCTCAAGAGTACTTCCGGTCTGCTTCCTCCATAGAACCTGCATGAAGAAGTGTCATAAACTGGCCAGTCTACTGTATAAATAATGACCCTCTCTTCTAGATATTACTGAATACAACAGATGGATTACTGTATAGAGATGACAAGTACAGAGGGTGTCATGTTACAGTAGAAGCAATctgaaaaaagccacaaaaactCTTTATGAGACCCCAAATAAGTACGTTTTTggtggaaggaaaaatttctgttGTTTTCTTGGAGATACAATTTAATGAATAGAAGATGCAAAAGATTCCCGTCTTAAAACTCTGATGGTTCATGTTACTCATCTGAGCATTACTTGATGAAAGTCGTCCTCTCAAACGAAAGCTTGTAGCTATGTGAATTGTTGCAGCTTTTATGAAAAAACACTACATATGTTCCTGTTAGGTAATTTAACATTTTAACACTACTAGCTACCCTTATTTTTAGGGTATTGTTTCCCTTTAAAATAATACACCTCCTCCTGAGACTATTTCACTCACGCTGAGTTTGGTAAATCAAGTAATACAAGTATCAGCTTGAAGTTTTTTTGCTGACTTGACGTGTTCATCTTGCTAAAAAACAGCATGAGACATTCATTAATGCATTGCAACGCAGTCAGTCCAACATTGCCCTATTACAATTATTCCACAGACCTGGAATTAATTATTTCCTAATTAGCTCACGTTCAGGGCCAAGGGCAAAAATATGCACATGTGGTAATTGGTACTGTGAGATGGGGCATGTCTGTTTGAGCTGTAACCGTCCTCACTTCTTTCAAAACAGATGGCTTCTTTCTAATATTGCATTTGTCTCCCGCTAAGTGAAAATAGCAAatgaaacaaacaaaataattttgtaaccTGCAACAGTCGTGTACAGAAATAACATCCCGACATTTAGTTTGCTGTTTCAACTTTTTACTCCAGCTGATAACGACATACAGACAACATATTATCACATTCTGATTGTGCAGATTTTTGTGTGTGGCAGGTAAAGAAACTATTTCACCCGAAATAAACTCCAAAACTTCATCGACATTTAGTTTCTGGAAATTGTAAAACCACAAAGCGGACCCTGCAGAAGCTGGTGTTTTATaccattaaccctttagtgaccaccaatacgccttattcacggcggtcactaaggtgccttaggctaggccgccacCTTTCCAtgccagcctagtctaagtcctccaCGTGTGTCCTGTGCAGACTGGAGCGGGTGCTTGACTGTCTAATAACAGCCGGGCTCATGCTCCTAAGGCAGCGATtaaagtttacttcgatcacggCTGTATAacacgttaaatgctgcggtcaatagcaactgcggcatttaacttgtttacagagggagggagctccctctctcacccatcagcGGCCCTGCAAATCCAATCACAGGCCTCAGatgggttatcatggcagccgggggcctaataaagcctgccaggcctgccctggctatatgcctactaggcactttttcaagtctggggcccccccccccccccaaactctgaAGACAGAGCTC
This window contains:
- the LOC142664557 gene encoding uncharacterized protein LOC142664557 — its product is MPRQMDVGKLIRLVQERPEVWNTHAESYHDRTLKEAAWEQIAEALFEQEWADSRTRDRLQIVDDVKRRWRSSRDQFRREHGSGARSGDGGPQKRRYMYYDQLLFLREIMDMRPTSDTLDASEEEARPQCSQASQSAAPLVALTPEATREDPGPVASAPEAGQPDQVAPRQAAPRRRRPGNPPAAAQVDARVLEYLRRAADEDQHDFFCRSMAPLMRRVPEDRLVRLQINMLSLIDCATPPLSPGRCFTSLEHWRSVYMPSARAHVPRPSQPAPVFSQMAQYPPAPRYLSPAPMPGPVHHFPQYSIPGPSLQAHMQPQGYHPQYQPQYAVQEQAPQGRGQQSGAERSGYSSPTHAYQNL